Below is a genomic region from Marinifilum sp. JC120.
ATGGCCGCGCAATGGGAATGATCCGTAATGGTCAGGTATTCCTCTTTGCAACCGATCAGTTAGGGAGTGTTTTTACTGTTGCCGATCCATCAGGAAATAGCGTACAGGAAGTCCTATATGATTCTTTCGGCAGAAGGATACAGAACAGTAATCCCGAACATGATCTGGCCCTCGGTTTCTGTGGTGGGCTTTATGACTCCGATACCGGACTGATCCACTTCGGCTACCGTGAGTATGATCCGGTCATCGGCAGGTTTATTTCGCCTGATCCGCTGGGGTATGATGGCGGGGATGTTGATGTGTATGGTTACTGTCTGGATGATCCGATTAACTTTACCGACCGGGACGGGTTGCAGAGCAGCAGTGAAGAGAGTGGCAATGAGGACTCTGGCTCTGGCGGGAACAACACTGCATCCGAGAGCACTGAAAGTAAGTCATCAAGTTCCGGTAGCTCGGCTAGATCAGAGCTAGGTGGCTATGCTGGTTATACCGGATATTCTGGGCCAAGTTTTAGTGAATATTGTGGGACAGATTTTAGCATAGGAGATCTCGGGACGAATTTTAG
It encodes:
- a CDS encoding RHS repeat-associated core domain-containing protein; the protein is GRAMGMIRNGQVFLFATDQLGSVFTVADPSGNSVQEVLYDSFGRRIQNSNPEHDLALGFCGGLYDSDTGLIHFGYREYDPVIGRFISPDPLGYDGGDVDVYGYCLDDPINFTDRDGLQSSSEESGNEDSGSGGNNTASESTESKSSSSGSSARSELGGYAGYTGYSGPSFSEYCGTDFSIGDLGTNFSSGNGGAGNKQFAI